A stretch of the Ornithodoros turicata isolate Travis chromosome 4, ASM3712646v1, whole genome shotgun sequence genome encodes the following:
- the LOC135391154 gene encoding adrenodoxin-like protein 1, mitochondrial, whose product MITRFPRAFIKIIRKTKVSEIKRKIHIICQHEKPRVPRLAQSSAQITTSTTFHSDDERFEWKDPTSDDEVVNITYVRKDGSKVPVRGKVGDNLLYLAHRYGVEMEGACEASLACTTCHVYVHEDYYDKLPAPEEKEEDLLDMAPFLKTNSRLGCQIILAKDLEGMHVTLPMATRNFYVDGHVPQPH is encoded by the exons ATGATTACAAGGTTTCCACGCGCATTTATTAAAATAATTAGGAAAACCAAAGtctcagaaattaaaagaaaaattcACATTATCTGCCAGCACGAAAAACCGCGAGTACCACGTCTTGCACAGTCGTCTGCGCAGATAACCACAAGCACCA CGTTCCATTCCGACGACGAACGCTTCGAGTGGAAGGACCCTACGTCAGATGACGAAGT GGTGAATATTACGTATGTGCGGAAAGACGGGTCCAAAGTTCCTGTAAGGGGCAAGGTCGGTGACAACCTACTGTACCTAGCACATAGATATGGAGTCGAAATGGAAG GTGCATGCGAAGCATCACTTGCCTGTACTACGTGCCATGTCTACGTTCACGAGGACTATTATGACAAACTTCCAGCACCCGAGGAAAA GGAGGAAGATCTGTTGGACATGGCACCATTTTTGAAAACCAACTCAAGATTAG GTTGCCAGATCATCCTTGCAAAGGACTTGGAAGGTATGCATGTAACACTGCCAATGGCAACGAGGAACTTCTACGTCGATGGTCATGTTCCTCAGCCTCACTGA
- the LOC135391145 gene encoding VWFA and cache domain-containing protein 1-like yields MADRSPKIWGIRTTLCALLTFLCCPVLCTSDSRPSIKLFGNISKFTNRSGLHDILSTNLFLTAFSKGDDGMVTRQDTIGDIYLQGEARSLGSHLRKISNEELGVTAMQGIYDKLPFAKSTLDASKHLSEIAEKFHKKLTEYIFLLNRSSDVVESLFRMRHRLGLSTVNPCCLIDPSILIMDNYFGTEVTNTTTCDTAPTSLPKGVFSPGPNITGVFRTNLQMHPSIKWQYFISSFGVHTEFPAYTTVRKWSCRHIDDLRHRDMYLATVRPYTKHVVIVIDHGNSLSPNQLMLAKAVGKYVLSVLSHHDKVGLIGLAAEAHIPQTDSCLMEGMADATYETKYHFGRFIDNLQKAPNSTNHRTGFKRAFDMISKSQKTGTNGSKEGEAVIVYVSRGLLSSIADARPVFETIASGQKLTGHRVVINTYTVVDNGKPIMYETSFLRDIAELNFMKYNVPSAPATGARGSMTVINSTENLGFTIGRFYSSLPFARPEATPVFSLPWWDSVSKDLLVSISKAVLYRGELLGVIGVDVPLADIAEDIIYSFKYPEIYSFLVDKSGVAVMHPSFPRPAQVSEQPMHTDISHLETRPKFSLVRHKMLNDSATEGRLAIASVLEPDNSDNLIEYEPVEHLSQVIYHWKKVENTPYIIAVVDVEPGKEHPELHGIQTSVPSDFYYHRLDILPPPRLCRHMKQLSTLSGSTVFLSARSFVSPFWYLNHKETRQRVEAYMAYLTDTASFVPNPGLKPGVKSDVLALTRITSDWKKTYENSEFTKHVVRRYVASPGGVFVVYPGAVLDQSYDPTEREWYTRALEHPGRVVLTAPYLDAGGAGYIVTLSHTIYEAKPDALHSTADAVVAVIGMDLTLGYFYKLLTVNMDVCEQDKIACFILDDHGYLIAHPSLTEPTGRGPVEQQHVTHKEPLVLNDMLNHKDLVRKKVCNSYSDRTIQRLYKFNTSLEGILSNSVHAEHCARYQITAISGTNAFLGIVNHTCNTVRAFCPCSMTDRLCLNCQRMEQTECECPCECPLQVSLCTGELVEDDERSANCPRITENPPLPQLEMTHLELLDKCFNSECGSRQTERDCFGVLGCEWCELDMDGITPLKTPFCHEQHKCFGGILGARTPYADEIIGEPSEELLTAKSTALGPVAGVLIGCFLLMAVMVYCYRNRVGRNTSAHYGMASRCGPLPMAHLYNESDDADGHGASSPVVPLNLQLGGNSYENRAVVSPYRVNTGYRRPAGGDSDHGYSTMTPHEDSEHLQYFEPLLLSKDKGRAPLPQPSFSSRASSPIHPLSWNSPSAPDPSQTYIPQSPQRNVFQASVQVHAVGTR; encoded by the exons ATGGCCGACCGCTCCCCCAAAATTTGGGGGATCAGGACCACTCTCTGCGCTCTACTGACGTTTTTGTGTTGCCCTGTGTTGTGTACAAGTGACAGCAGGCCCTCCATCAAACTGTTTGGAAATATTAGCAAGTTCACAAACCGTTCTGGACTCCACGATATCTTGAGCACTAATTTATTTCTGACGGCGTTCTCAAAGGGAGACGACGGTATGGTCACAAGGCAGGATACTATTGGGGACATTTATTTACAAGGTGAAGCAAGATCGCTAGGTTCACATCTACGAAAGATCAGCAACGAAGAACTTGGCGTGACAGCGATGCAG GGCATTTATGACAAGCTGCCGTTTGCAAAGTCGACTTTGGATGCTTCCAAGCACCTCAGTGAG ATTGCGGAGAAGTTTCACAAAAAACTTACGGAGTACATATTCCTCCTAAACCGAAGTTCGGACGTGGTTGAAAGCTTGTTCAGGATGCGGCACCGACTGGGACTGTCCACCGTGAACCCATGCTGCCTTATTGACCCAAGCATCCTGAT AATGGACAACTACTTTGGTACTGAAGTGACAAATACAACAACGTGCGACACCGCCCCAACGTCGCTTCCGAAAGGAGTCTTCAGTCCGGGACCAAATATTACCGGAG TGTTTCGAACCAACCTTCAAATGCACCCATCGATAAAATGGCAATATTTCATCTCCTCCTTCGGAGTGCACACCGAATTCCCTGCCTACACTACCGTTAGGAAATGGTCGTGCAGGCACATAGACGATTTGCGACACAG GGACATGTACCTAGCCACTGTTAGACCCTACACGAAGCATGTAGTGATCGTCATCGACCATGGCAACTCTTTGAGTCCGAACCAGCTGATGCTTGCGAAGGCTGTTGGAAAATATGTTCTCTCCGTTCTATCGCACCATGACAAA GTTGGCCTTATTGGGCTGGCTGCCGAAGCTCACATTCCTCAGACAGACAGTTGTCTCATGGAAGGGATGGCAGACGCCACGTATGAGACCAAGTACCACTTTGGCCGCTTTATCGATAATTTACAGAAGGCACCAA ATTCAACAAACCACCGCACAGGATTCAAGAGGGCGTTCGACATGATCAGCAAGAGTCAGAAAACTGGAACAAACGGTTCAAAAGAAG GCGAGGCTGTGATTGTGTATGTCAGTCGTGGCTTGCTGTCTTCCATCGCGGATGCACGTCCCGTATTTGAAACGATCGCAAGTGGGCAGAAGTTGACTGGACATCGCGTTGTCATCAACACCTATACAGTTGTCGACA ATGGCAAGCCAATAATGTACGAGACCTCGTTCTTGCGGGACATTGCTGAGCTCAATTTCATGAAGTACAACGTGCCAAGCGCCCCTGCAACAGGAGCAAGG GGGTCGATGACTGTCATAAACTCGACTGAGAACTTGGGCTTCACGATCGGAAGGTTCTATTCTTCGCTACCATTCGCAAGGCCTGAGGCAACGCCGGTGTTTTCTCTGCCGTGGTGGGACAGTGTTAGCAAAG aCCTTCTTGTCAGCATTAGCAAAGCAGTGCTCTATCGTGGTGAGCTTTTGGGTGTAATAGGCGTGGACGTGCCGCTCGCTGATATTGCTGAGGACATCATATACTCTTTTAAGTACCCAGAAATATACAGCTTCCTCGTTGACAAATCAG GTGTAGCTGTTATGCACCCATCGTTCCCACGACCAGCTCAAGTGTCCGAACAGCCCATGCATACCGATATTTCACATTTGGAAACAAGGCCAAAGTTCAGCCTAGTGCGTCACAAGATGCTGAA TGACTCTGCTACAGAGGGCAGGCTCGCAATAGCATCCGTACTCGAGCCCGATAACTCCGACAATTTGATAGAATACGAGCCCGTCGAGCATCTGTCCCAGGTCATCTACCACTGGAAGAAG GTTGAAAATACACCGTACATCATAGCTGTAGTTGATGTAGAACCAGGAAAAGAGCACCCGGAATTGCATGGAATCCAGACTTCAGTGCCAAGCGACTTTTACTACCACCGGCTGGACATTCTGCCTCCACCCAGACTGTGTCGGCACATGAAACAGCTGTCGACTTTGT CTGGGAGTACGGTGTTCCTGTCGGCAAGAAGTTTTGTCTCGCCGTTTTGGTATCTAAATCACAAGGAAACGCGGCAGCGAGTTGAAGCGTACATGGCATACCTGACGGACACAGCTTCGTTTGTTCCAAATCCAGGCTTGAAG CCTGGAGTAAAGAGTGATGTGCTGGCTCTGACACGGATCACATCTGATTGGAAGAAGACTTACGAGAACAGTGAATTCACAAAACATGTTGTGCGGAG GTATGTGGCATCACCTGGTGGCGTGTTCGTGGTTTACCCTGGTGCTGTACTGGACCAGAGTTACGACCCAACTGAGAGAGAGTGGTACACCAGGGCACTAGAGCATCCAGGACGAGTGGTCCTTACGGCGCCGTACTTGGATGCCGGTGGCGCTGGCTACATTGTCACTCTAAGTCATACTATTTATGAAGCAAA GCCGGACGCGTTGCACAGTACTGCTGATGCAGTTGTGGCAGTCATAGGAATGGACTTGACGTTGGGCTATTTTTACAAGCTGCTGACAGTCAATATGGATGTGTGCGAGCAAGATAAGATAGC GTGTTTCATTCTGGATGACCATGGCTACCTGATTGCACACCCAAGTTTAACAGAACCCACCGGTCGAGGGCCAGTTGAACAACAACATGTGACTCACAAGGAGCCACTGGTTCTAAATGACATGCTGAATCACAAGGACCTTGTGagaaagaaagtgtgcaacAGTTACAGTGACAGAACTATCCAAAGGTTATACAAG TTTAATACAAGTCTAGAGGGAATTCTTTCTAATTCCGTACATGCAGAGCATTGCGCAAGGTACCAG ATTACAGCAATTTCGGGCACCAACGCTTTTCTTGGCATCGTGAACCACACCTGCAACACTGTTCGAGCATTCTGTCCGTGCAGCATG ACGGACCGTTTGTGCCTAAATTGCCAACGCATGGAGCAGACAGAGTGTGAATGTCCCTGTGAGTGTCCCTTGCAAGTTAGTCTCTGCACGGGAGAGCTAGTGGAAGATGACGAAAG AAGTGCTAACTGCCCCAGGATCACAGAGaaccctcctctccctcagctgGAGATGACACACTTGGAATTATTAGACAAGTGCTTCAACAGTGAGTGCGGCAGCCGTCAAACAGAGAG GGACTGTTTCGGCGTGCTCGGTTGTGAATGGTGCGAGCTCGACATGGACGGAATCACGCCCCTGAAGACGCCCTTCTGTCACGAGCAGCACAAGTGCTTCGGGGGCATCCTTGGAGCACGCACACCTTATGCGGACGAAATAATAG GCGAGCCATCGGAAGAGCTGCTAACAGCCAAAAGCACTGCTCTGGGGCCCGTAGCGGGTGTCTTGATAGGCTGCTTTCTACTCATGGCCGTCATGGTGTACTGCTATAGAAATCGTGTGGGCCGCAACACGTCTGCCCACTACGGCATGGCCTCACGATGTGGGCCACTACCCATGGCGCATCTCTACAATGAATCTGATGATGCAGATGGACATGGTGCTTCCAGCCCTG TGGTGCCGCTCAACCTTCAGCTCGGCGGCAACAGCTACGAGAACCGTGCGGTTGTGTCTCCGTACCGCGTCAACACGGGATACCGACGTCCCGCTGGCGGGGATAGCGACCACGGATACAGTACAATGACTCCGCACGAGGACTCTGAACATTTACAGTATTTTGAGCCTCTGTTGTTGAGCAAGGACAAAGGAAGGGCTCCTCTGCCTCAGCCGTCGTTCAGCAGCAGGGCGTCGTCCCCCATTCACCCGTTGAGTTGGAATTCACCTTCGGCACCTGATCCCTCACAGACTTACATACCTCAGTCACCACAGAGAAATGTGTTCCAAGCCAGCGTGCAGGTCCATGCAGTGGGAACACGTTAG
- the LOC135391153 gene encoding calponin-1-like — MAAYQGPAYGLSRECFLKAQAKFDMNRAIEALEWIKAVTKMPLEPQNPAKGYQDQLDFADVLKDGITLCTLINILQPGSVTKINTMQAPFKQRENLEVFLRACEKYGLKSHDLFQVNDLYERKNLYMVVNCMFALGGLAQKKGFDGPTIGVKVADENKRLFPKEKLEMGKTIIGLQSGTNKGASQAGMTPYGASRQILPDGR; from the exons ATGGCCGCGTACCAAGGACCAGCCTATGGACTTAGCAGGGAATGTTTCCTCAAG GCACAAGCAAAGTTCGATATGAACCGAGCTATTGAAGCGCTCGAATGGATTAAGGCTGTGACGAAGATGCCTCTAGAGCCGCAAAACCCAGCCAAGGGATACCAAGATCAACTGGATTTCGCAGATGTGCTCAAAGACGGGATTACCCTTTGCAC ACTGATTAACATTCTACAACCAGGTTCAGTTACCAAAATAAACACTATGCAAGCACCTTTCAAACAG AGGGAGAACCTAGAAGTCTTCCTTCGAGCATGTGAGAAATACGGACTAAAATCACATGACCTGTTTCAAGTAAATGACCTCTACGAAAGGAAAAACCTGTACATG GTGGTGAATTGCATGTTCGCGCTAGGGGGATTG GCACAGAAAAAAGGATTTGACGGGCCGACGATTGGGGTGAAAGTTGCAGACGAGAACAAGCGGTTATTCCCGAAGGAGAAGCTCGAGATGGGCAAAACTATCATCGGCCTTCAATCAGGAACAAACAAAGGTGCGTCGCAAGCTGGTATGACACCATATGGAGCGTCCAGACAAATCCTTCCAGACGGCAGATAG